The genomic region GACCCGACCTCTCCGAGCGTCATCTACCGTGATTGACTCTGCTCGGTGGGGTCGTGGCGCTGTCACAGGCGCTCCCATCCCGTGAGATGTCATCGCCCGCCGGTTTCCAGTGGCAGGCTCTCACCCCACGGGTCGTGGCGGTCAGCGATGTTGACCGCCGCGTTGATGTCTGCGTGATATTCCGATACCCAACACTCGCCGTTTGTACACCGGAACTCGTCGCCGTTCCGGTGCCCGATGTGGCCGCACTCGTGACACATCTGACTCGTGTACTCTGGTCGGACGTATCTAACCGGAAGTCCTGCTTCTCGTGCTTTGTCCTCGATACGTTGTTGGAGGCGAGCGAACGCCATGCGTGGAGTCGTCGGTTCATCCACTCGCCGTAATCGAGGTTTTTGCGGATGTCCGAGAGGTCTTCCAACACGACCACTGGCTTCTCGAATCGACAGGCGTACTCGATGGCACGTCGAGACGCCTTCTCGATGATGTTTGTAAGTGCGTTCTGGTAGTGGTCGAATCGCTCGTCGATCCGCCACTCGGCGGCGTCACGCTCTTGGAGTCGCTTGAGCGTCGTGTACATCTCTTTGCGAAGGCGACGAGCACGACCACCGTTGATGAGTAGTGGGTCATTGGAGTCCCCTGCTCGCAGGCACAGCCCGCGGAGTAGGTGGATCGCCAATATCGAAGCCGACTGGTGTTACATCGTCGTCTGTCGATTCGTAGTCCGGTTCTTCGACCGGGAACTCGACGGTGACGTGGAGTGTCCACGACGTGCGGTGACGTTGCAGGCGGAGTTGTCCCGCTGACGCCTCACCGTCCACGAGGTCGTGCC from Halorientalis sp. IM1011 harbors:
- a CDS encoding transposase, with product MEDKAREAGLPVRYVRPEYTSQMCHECGHIGHRNGDEFRCTNGECWVSEYHADINAAVNIADRHDPWGESLPLETGGR